GAGGGGATAGGGAATAGGGAATAGATTTATTCTCCCGTTCTCCCGCTCTCCCGCTCTCCCGTTTCTCTTCCCCTAGCCCCTAGCCCCTATTCCCTATTCCCTCTATTTCTCAACTCCTTGGATTTTTAAGAGGACAAAGCCCATCGCTAAACCCACAAGGACGAGGGAGGCGGATAAAATAGCTGCATTGAAAATTTCGCCGCTCATTGGTAAAATGCTCCTTTGCTATGTCGATCGAGTTCGCTGGGATGACGATCGGTCACCTCATACCAGTGTCGTAAAAAATTAGACTGGGGATAAATTATCATTAAGCGCGTCAGACTCGCAAAGGTAGTTTGACGTTTTATGTTAGATACCCAGGTGCAAGGCAGGCAAAATGAAAGCTGGAAAAAATTTGTCTGAGCAAATGTCTGTTAAGCTCAAAGACGATCGTCGGCGTCCCCGCTTGGCTGTCACTCTGGGAGATCCGGCTGGCATTGGGCCGGAGGTGATTCTGAAGGCGCTGGCAGATCCAGAAGTTGTCCAAGATTGCGATATTACGGTGGTGGGCAGTCGATCGCTACTAGAAAAAATTTATCTTAATTTGTCTGATTCGGCTGAATGTAGGCAGATTTTGGCAAATACAGCCGATTTATCGATCCTAAATGTGGATTTGGATGCGGATTTGGGTAAGATTGCCGCTGGAAGTGGTAATGCTGCTAGCGGTGCGGCGAGTTTTGCTTATATGGAAACTGCGATCGCACACACTCTTTCCGGTGAGTTTGACGCTATTGTCACTGGGCCGATCGCTAAATCGGCATGGAAAGCTGCTGGTTACGATTATCCCGGTCAGACAGAACTATTGGCAGAACGGGCTGGCGTGCGGCGGTTCGGGATGTTGTTTGTCGCGCAATCGCCTCACACCGATTGGACTCTTCGCACTCTACTCGTTACCACACATATTCCTCTGCGTCAAGTAGCCGATACTCTGACACCGCAGTTGATGAGTGCGAAACTGGATTTGCTGGTGGAGTGCTTGCGACAAGATTTTGCGATCGCAAAACCGAGAATTGTCATTGCTGGATTAAACCCCCACAGTGGCGAACAGGGACAATTGGGACGGGAAGAACTGGATTGGTTAATTCCCTGGTTGGAGGAAGAACGCAAGAGCAGACCTGAGACAATTCTAGATGGCCCTGTGCCGCCGGATACCATGTGGGTGAAACCGGGTCAAGCTTGGTTTGGCAAAGGGGAAAAAGTACCTGCGGCTGATGGTTATTTAGCTTTGTACCACGATCAAGGATTGATTCCGGTCAAGTTAATGGCATTCGATCGGGCTGTAAATACTACCATCGGTTTGCCATTTATCCGTACTTCCCCGGATCACGGCACGGCGTTTGATATTGCGGGTAAGGGTATTGCCGATGCTACCAGTATGAAAGCAGCATTGCGGTTAGCAGTTGAATTGGCAAATCAGAGGGTAAATGGAAAAGTTTGATCGACAAAAAAGATTAGCTTTGTTTTATACGGATATTACGGATTTCTTATGCTAAACAGTAGGGTGGGTTAGACACGGGCGATCGATTCTCCGAAAAAGCAATAATATAGTGTCCGGTTGCATCGGTAGTACATGAGTGAAGCGAAATATTGTCTGTGGGAATTAGGGGTGAAAATTTTACCGCAGATTAGGCAGATAAACGCAGATAAACGCAGATAAGAACGCGATTTTTTTATGCAACCGATGCTACCGGACATCATATAATTAATTTACGGTGCCGTCACGCATCGCTCGCGCTTATCTGTAACAAATGCAAATGCAAACATTTTTTACTATAAACCTAAAACAGCAAATTTTTATTTCTCTTTTCTTTGCGTACCTTTGCTCCAATAACATACTAAGCGCGTCAGAGCAAATTTCTACCCCTTCTGTAATTCCGCCTGGATTTGATGCAGTTAAAACTACTAAAGGAGTTACGCTTTACCAAAAAAATACAGAATATGTACAAATAGTTGATTTGAGCAAAGGTGCATCTGTTAAATTGCTGAATGGAGATATTACCAATGCTGGTAAAAAGCAAGGTGCTTACGGAGGAGACGACCCGCAAATGCAACGCCAAACTCTCAACCAAGCATGGTTAAATTTAAATTCATCCAATCCAAATGCTTTTTGTATAACTAACGGTCAATTCTTCAGCACTAACAGCCAACCTGCCACAAATTTAGCCTTTCCAGTGAAAGTTAATGGCAAAGTTATCAGCGATGGATATGCGGGAGAAAGTGAATATCCCACAGAAAAGTTAATGTTGGAAATAAATAGCGATCGCGCCGACATAACAACCTTCAACGGCAGAAGCTCTCTTTACTCATCTGCCGCACCAAATTTGATTGTAGGATTGCATGAAAATGCCGATAAATCTATCAACAAAGAAGTTGGTAGGACATTTGTAGGCGTTAAAGATCGCGACTCTAACGGCACTTACGAAACAGTTTTAATTTTTAACTCTACAGCGGCGACTCAAGCACACGCAACTGAGACGCTCAGAAGTTTTGGGGCTGATAAAGTAATCATGTTAGATGGGGGCGGTTCTACACAATTAATTTGTGAGGGAGAAAGTTATATTACATCTCCAAGAACAATTCCCCAAATGCTTGGCGTGGTAAGCGCACCCAAGCCGCACTAATTGCCTTAAAACATCACACCAATCATACCGAAAGGGAGCGGTCATATATGCACATTTTGATTATTGCACTGGGAAGTCGAGGAGATGTTCAACCTTATGTTGCTTTGGGAAAAGGCTTAAAAGAAGCCGGTCATGTCGTGCGATTAATAACATATAAAAACTTTGAAATGCTAGTCAGTTCCTGCGGACTAGAATTTTGGCCTGTCAAGGGTAATGTGCAAGAAATTATCGAAAGCAAAGAAATGCGCGAGCTTTTGGAGAAAGGGAATTTTCTTGCCATTACCTCACGGACAGCAAAAGAAGCTCAACGCACAACTATTAATTTAGCTGAGGAAGGTTTAGCTGCCTGTCAGGGAATAGATCTGCTGATTGCTGGTATTGGAGGACTCTATCTTGCTATCTCCCTGGCAGAGAAACTGGCGCTGCCATTGATTCAAGCTTACGTCGTTCCTTTTACAGCCACAAAAGCTTTTCCCGGTGTTTTATTTCCTCAGTCCCTATCCAAACTGGGAGGTGCTGTGAATCGATTATCTCATCATTTAATTCGACAAATACTATGGCAGGGATTTCGCACAGCCGATAACTTAGCGCGACAGCAGGTGCTGGACTTACCGACAGCCCCGTTTTGGGGGCCATACAATTCTCCTAGTTTGCATAATTCTCCCATTCTCTACGGTTTGAGTTCATCAGTGATACCCAAACCGTCTGATTGGGATGGCAATACTCATGTTACCGGTTATTGGTTTTTAGATTCAGCATCTGATTGGACTCCATCTTCAGCTTTGATGGAGTTTCTGCAAAACGGTTCGCCTCCTGTTTATATTGGGTTTGGCAGTATGAGCAATCGAAAGCCGGAAGAAACTGCCGATCTCGTTTTACAAGCTCTGGCAAGAACTCAACAACGTGCCATATTACTCTCAGGCTGGGATGGTTTGCGTGCAGAAAATTTACCGGATACGGTTTTTATTGTGGATTCTGTACCTCATTCCTGGTTGTTTCCCCGTGTTGCAGCGATCGTACATCATGGCGGTGCTGGTACAACAGCCGCCAGTCTCAGGGCAGGTGTTCCTTCGATTGTGATTCCATTCTTTGGCGATCAGACCTTTTGGGGGCAGCGCGTAGCGGAATTAGGTGTTGGGCCAGCACCGATTCCACGTAAGCTACTAACAGTTGAACGACTTGCACAAGCGATTCAACAGGCGGTGAGCGATCGCACAATGCGTCAACGTGCAGCTAATCTGGGGGCGAAAATCCAAGCTGAAGATGGAATTGCAAATGCAGTTGCTGTCGTGAAGGAAATCGAAAAACGTGGGCTTGTCAATCGATGACCAAACTACACTAAAAGTATTGGGCGGCAAATGGAAAATCTCAATCGATTAGGAGTAATGGGTAACGATCTGTAATTTTCAGCATTTACCCATTACAAATCAGCAATTCTATGCAGTCTGTAGTGCAAGAGTTGGGTAATCGATATATCCCGAAGCGTTTCCACCGTAAAAAGTCGATCGATCGGGCTTGTTTAAAGGTGCATTGAGCGCAAAACGCTCTGGTAAATCTGGATTGGCGATAAATAATCGACCGTAAGCAACTAAATCTGCATCGCCAGCAGCCAAAACAGCATTTCCTTCTTCCCGATCGTAACCGCCTGCTGTCATCAGGGTACCGTTAAAAATGGCACGGAAATATCTGGTGTTTAAATTTGAGACGCGATCTTCAACAGTGATATTTCCATTAATCCTGGGTTCGACAATGTGAAGATAACCGAGGTTAAAGCGGTTGAGGGCAGAAACTACATAGGTGAATAATGCCTCGCGGTTGGAATCGTGCATACTACCGAATGTACCGCTGGGGGAGAGACGCACGCCGACGCGATCGCCACCCCAAACGCTCACAACCGCTTCTGTTACTTCTAATAGCAAACGAGCGCGATTTTCAATCGAACCGCCATATTTGTCTGTGCGTTTGTTTGTACCATCTTGTAAAAATTGATCGAGCAGATAACCATTGGCGCTGTGGATTTCTACGCCGTCAAAACCAGCGGCGAGTGCGTTTTCTGCTGCTTGACGATATTGTTCGACAATTCCGGGAATTTCTGCTGTTTCTAATGCACGTGGCGTTACGAAAGGTTTTGGCCCATCGTGGGTAATTGCTTCGCCTTCGGGTGCGATCGCGCTTGGTGCAACTGGCAGTTCTCCCCCCGGTTGTAGGGATGGGTGAGAAATTCGTCCGACGTGCCAAAGTTGCAAAAAAATGCGTCCCCCATGAGCGTGGACTGCATCTGTTACCAGTCGCCACCCGGCAACTTGTTCTGCTGAATAAATACCTGGAGTGTTGGGATATCCAGCGCCTTCAGGAGAAATTTGAGTTGCTTCGGCAATAATTAAGCCAGCCGAAACTCTTTGTACGTAATAAGTAGCATTTAAAGAAGTTGGAACGTTTCCCGCACCAGCACGCATCCGCGTTAAGGGAGCCATGACAATTCGGTTTGGCAGTTCGTAACGACCGAGTTTAAATGGTGTAAAAAGATTGACGTTCGCGATCATCGATTGCATCTCCATTTGGTAATTTGTTCTGGATGTACGCACGACAGGGAGAGAAAGCCGGTTTCTGCATAATTTTTTAAGTGTTAAACCCAAAATTTTGCTAAGAAACCGGGTTGATTTACTTCATAGGCTATGAACTATGAACTATCATCAATTAGCCATTAGCTATTAAGCTTTTTTCCTGAAGTAGGGCGTTGATTTTGTCGGCAAGCGCTTGCTTTGGAGTTACACCAGTCAGGCGATCGACAACTTGACCATCTTTGAAAAAGAGCAAAGTTGGAATAGCTTGGATGTTGTACTCTTTGGCGGTGCGATCGCACCGATCGACATTCAACTTGCCCACCTTGGCTTGACCTTCAAAATCAGCTGCCAATTCTGCGATCGATGGCCCGATGACTCGACATGGCCCGCACCAAGGAGCCCAGAAATCTACAACAACTGGAACCGCGCTGGCAAGGACTTCGCTCTGAAAATTGTCATCTGTCAGGGTGACGTATTTGGAGTTGTCAGACATGGGTAAAAGCCTCCTTTCCTTGTTTTTTGCAGCGACTCTCCGGTCGTGGAGACGTCCGGATCGATCCAGCCACAGTTCAGTAGTTAAACAACCATTTAACTTTTATGTTAAATGGGTTTTTCCAGAAAGTCAAGTGGTTATTTAAGTATTTAACAAAGTCCCAAACAGACGTAAGATAGAGGTAGGACGATCGAAACCGAACACAAATAACAAGGACAGATCTGAGGCGATCGCAACCTCTCTCATGGCCAAAAATGACATCGAACAACGCGCTAAAATCTTTGCAGCTCTCTCAGATCCGACAAGATTGCGGATCGTGGAGATGCTTGCTGAGCGTGAGGAGATCGCCAGTTCCGAGATAGCCAATCAAGTGGGGATTAGTCTGGCGCTGTTTTGTCACCACTCCAGGACGTTGACCGAGGCGGGGTTACTCCAAACGCGAAAAGATGGCCAAACCAAGTACAATTCGCTCAATCGCGAGCTACTGGTTGATTGCTTGGGTAGTTTGAAAGGACTTGCGGATAATATGCAAGAGGTGGATTTATAAAACAAACCGGGAGCGAATTTCTTTATATGAAGAGATGGGTAAAATTTATAACCATTACTGTATTAGTGGCTTTATTTTTTGCGTGTCAGAAGTTCGAGCCGACAACGAATACTGCA
The sequence above is a segment of the Aerosakkonema funiforme FACHB-1375 genome. Coding sequences within it:
- the petM gene encoding cytochrome b6-f complex subunit PetM produces the protein MSGEIFNAAILSASLVLVGLAMGFVLLKIQGVEK
- the pdxA gene encoding 4-hydroxythreonine-4-phosphate dehydrogenase PdxA, producing the protein MKAGKNLSEQMSVKLKDDRRRPRLAVTLGDPAGIGPEVILKALADPEVVQDCDITVVGSRSLLEKIYLNLSDSAECRQILANTADLSILNVDLDADLGKIAAGSGNAASGAASFAYMETAIAHTLSGEFDAIVTGPIAKSAWKAAGYDYPGQTELLAERAGVRRFGMLFVAQSPHTDWTLRTLLVTTHIPLRQVADTLTPQLMSAKLDLLVECLRQDFAIAKPRIVIAGLNPHSGEQGQLGREELDWLIPWLEEERKSRPETILDGPVPPDTMWVKPGQAWFGKGEKVPAADGYLALYHDQGLIPVKLMAFDRAVNTTIGLPFIRTSPDHGTAFDIAGKGIADATSMKAALRLAVELANQRVNGKV
- a CDS encoding phosphodiester glycosidase family protein — its product is MQTFFTINLKQQIFISLFFAYLCSNNILSASEQISTPSVIPPGFDAVKTTKGVTLYQKNTEYVQIVDLSKGASVKLLNGDITNAGKKQGAYGGDDPQMQRQTLNQAWLNLNSSNPNAFCITNGQFFSTNSQPATNLAFPVKVNGKVISDGYAGESEYPTEKLMLEINSDRADITTFNGRSSLYSSAAPNLIVGLHENADKSINKEVGRTFVGVKDRDSNGTYETVLIFNSTAATQAHATETLRSFGADKVIMLDGGGSTQLICEGESYITSPRTIPQMLGVVSAPKPH
- a CDS encoding glycosyltransferase — translated: MHILIIALGSRGDVQPYVALGKGLKEAGHVVRLITYKNFEMLVSSCGLEFWPVKGNVQEIIESKEMRELLEKGNFLAITSRTAKEAQRTTINLAEEGLAACQGIDLLIAGIGGLYLAISLAEKLALPLIQAYVVPFTATKAFPGVLFPQSLSKLGGAVNRLSHHLIRQILWQGFRTADNLARQQVLDLPTAPFWGPYNSPSLHNSPILYGLSSSVIPKPSDWDGNTHVTGYWFLDSASDWTPSSALMEFLQNGSPPVYIGFGSMSNRKPEETADLVLQALARTQQRAILLSGWDGLRAENLPDTVFIVDSVPHSWLFPRVAAIVHHGGAGTTAASLRAGVPSIVIPFFGDQTFWGQRVAELGVGPAPIPRKLLTVERLAQAIQQAVSDRTMRQRAANLGAKIQAEDGIANAVAVVKEIEKRGLVNR
- a CDS encoding alkene reductase, producing MIANVNLFTPFKLGRYELPNRIVMAPLTRMRAGAGNVPTSLNATYYVQRVSAGLIIAEATQISPEGAGYPNTPGIYSAEQVAGWRLVTDAVHAHGGRIFLQLWHVGRISHPSLQPGGELPVAPSAIAPEGEAITHDGPKPFVTPRALETAEIPGIVEQYRQAAENALAAGFDGVEIHSANGYLLDQFLQDGTNKRTDKYGGSIENRARLLLEVTEAVVSVWGGDRVGVRLSPSGTFGSMHDSNREALFTYVVSALNRFNLGYLHIVEPRINGNITVEDRVSNLNTRYFRAIFNGTLMTAGGYDREEGNAVLAAGDADLVAYGRLFIANPDLPERFALNAPLNKPDRSTFYGGNASGYIDYPTLALQTA
- the trxA gene encoding thioredoxin, with the translated sequence MSDNSKYVTLTDDNFQSEVLASAVPVVVDFWAPWCGPCRVIGPSIAELAADFEGQAKVGKLNVDRCDRTAKEYNIQAIPTLLFFKDGQVVDRLTGVTPKQALADKINALLQEKSLIANG
- a CDS encoding ArsR/SmtB family transcription factor, translating into MAKNDIEQRAKIFAALSDPTRLRIVEMLAEREEIASSEIANQVGISLALFCHHSRTLTEAGLLQTRKDGQTKYNSLNRELLVDCLGSLKGLADNMQEVDL